In one window of Blastopirellula marina DNA:
- a CDS encoding MarR family winged helix-turn-helix transcriptional regulator, which translates to MASSEPATPQDAVELIGMAIEMASCEKTMRAAIAQVVAPFHLSENAFFILILCQQNLRKSLSQSALAKMVGLSPAQLSHLVEQLRQDDWIEPQRDPHDRRRQFWTLTDDGTQRLEKIMPHFREAWQFDQLPVDPQTLVAGMRKLVAILGASLNSRPAPTPPASLSKSHAA; encoded by the coding sequence ATGGCAAGTTCCGAGCCAGCGACACCGCAGGATGCGGTGGAACTAATAGGTATGGCAATCGAAATGGCATCATGTGAGAAGACGATGCGAGCCGCGATCGCTCAGGTCGTAGCTCCGTTTCATCTCTCTGAGAATGCCTTTTTCATACTGATCCTCTGCCAACAAAACCTGCGAAAGTCGCTCTCGCAGTCGGCTCTGGCGAAAATGGTCGGTCTTTCGCCTGCCCAGTTAAGCCATCTCGTCGAGCAGCTTCGTCAGGATGATTGGATCGAGCCACAGCGAGATCCGCACGACCGTCGCCGCCAATTCTGGACGCTAACCGATGACGGAACACAACGTCTGGAAAAGATCATGCCCCATTTCCGTGAGGCCTGGCAATTCGATCAATTGCCGGTTGATCCGCAAACGCTGGTCGCAGGAATGCGAAAGCTAGTCGCGATTTTAGGGGCTTCGTTAAATTCCCGACCGGCACCAACTCCGCCGGCTTCCCTTTCCAAATCCCACGCAGCCTAA
- a CDS encoding TolC family protein produces the protein MRNNTAHSRNASFANNSIYWTMLLCSLIAGVLLAGCRSQAFYRTQADDDAYFLVAEKNNDPRWDLQRTNITPDPRSRMFDPFSPDCPPMPVDDPAAHQYMEVVDGKRAYWGWERNGVTTDVANPNWMAYLPMNEEGILILDGDKAVEIARLNSPSYQRALEDLYISALDVSFQRFQFDAQFFGGYETFFTSTGPARGGSSSLLEANTRNIQMEKMFATGGQLVVGLANNIMWEFSGPNTHSVNSLIDFSLVQPLLRNGGRKVVLENLTQQERNLLASVRSMERFNQSFYLDIIAGRGLTSSPGNVGGIPSIGPSGAFNASGYYGLLQRQQTIRNQESNIASLRTSLAQLEAFFEAGRIDSFQVELTRQSLFQTQSSLLQSKTTLQNSLDQFKIDMGLPPEINVQLERDNFFEQFNLIDPVFTPVTNKLNDIQSVVGVSLLEVLPDPEAIDPNQPFNPELVWSDEVNQRLQNLRTMTGQLKAILQLINEDLYPLVEEDVTRLENVLPSRVTDLKKIQEKLAGYSEDVPPEVVSNGVLSTRRLEELPPQLRAILDDLRDRFAQHREILDRIDQEVGTLTEQGPNLDSKQLYQRAKAVVFDPVPDEIQTLIADVLSLQLVQARARTETVSLVPVDINSDTALKVARIHRLDWMNAQAAYVDSWRNIQIVANDLLSDLDVVFTGEIGNVGGDNPVKFNSDNGRLRAGLEWDAPLTRLIERNNYRESLIAFQRTRRDYYQYRDRISQGLRSTLRTMDLNRINFELRRAAVQVAISQVERTQLRLQEPAKPNQTNQQFDSSTARDLLNALDSLLSAQNDILTVGVSYEVLRRGLDVDMGTIQLDDRGIWIDPGPVDGKFWEEQVENMGTQSDLPDFHQEQQLLEGIESRTEANPADDPDTPVEILEELPPGQILQPAEAVPANPQLEPPE, from the coding sequence ATGCGAAATAATACCGCTCATTCTCGGAACGCATCGTTTGCCAACAATTCCATTTATTGGACGATGCTCTTGTGTTCGTTGATAGCCGGGGTCTTGTTGGCCGGATGCCGCTCTCAGGCGTTTTACCGGACACAAGCGGACGACGATGCCTATTTCCTCGTCGCGGAAAAGAACAACGATCCGCGATGGGATTTGCAACGCACCAACATCACGCCTGACCCGCGGTCACGTATGTTCGACCCGTTCAGCCCTGATTGTCCCCCCATGCCGGTGGACGATCCGGCGGCTCATCAATACATGGAAGTTGTCGACGGGAAGCGAGCCTATTGGGGCTGGGAACGCAACGGTGTGACTACCGACGTTGCAAACCCCAATTGGATGGCTTACTTGCCGATGAACGAAGAAGGGATTCTCATTCTCGATGGAGACAAAGCGGTTGAGATCGCCCGCTTGAACTCGCCCAGCTACCAGCGTGCGCTAGAAGACCTTTATATTTCCGCGCTCGATGTTAGCTTCCAACGATTTCAATTCGACGCTCAATTCTTTGGTGGTTACGAAACCTTTTTCACCTCGACCGGGCCGGCCCGTGGTGGCTCGTCCAGCTTGCTCGAGGCCAACACACGCAACATTCAAATGGAAAAGATGTTCGCAACTGGTGGCCAATTGGTCGTTGGTCTAGCGAACAACATCATGTGGGAATTCTCAGGTCCGAACACGCATTCGGTGAACTCTCTGATCGACTTCTCACTCGTTCAGCCACTATTGCGTAATGGCGGACGAAAAGTGGTGCTCGAGAATCTCACGCAACAAGAACGCAACTTGCTGGCGTCGGTTCGATCGATGGAACGCTTTAACCAATCGTTCTACTTGGATATTATCGCCGGCCGTGGTTTGACCTCCAGTCCTGGAAATGTTGGCGGCATCCCTTCGATTGGTCCCAGTGGTGCGTTCAACGCGAGCGGGTACTACGGGCTATTGCAACGTCAGCAGACGATTCGCAACCAAGAGAGCAACATCGCATCGCTACGAACCAGCCTGGCCCAGCTCGAAGCTTTCTTTGAGGCGGGACGAATCGACTCGTTCCAGGTGGAACTGACACGACAGTCCTTGTTTCAAACGCAAAGTTCGCTGCTACAAAGCAAGACAACCCTCCAGAACTCATTGGACCAGTTCAAGATCGATATGGGGCTTCCTCCAGAGATCAACGTACAGCTGGAACGGGACAATTTCTTCGAGCAGTTTAATCTGATCGATCCCGTGTTCACGCCGGTGACCAACAAGTTGAACGATATCCAGTCGGTGGTAGGTGTTTCGTTGCTGGAAGTGTTGCCAGACCCTGAAGCAATCGATCCGAATCAGCCCTTTAATCCGGAGTTAGTCTGGAGCGACGAGGTGAATCAGCGTTTGCAAAATCTGCGAACGATGACCGGTCAGTTGAAGGCGATTTTGCAGCTGATCAATGAAGACTTGTACCCGCTCGTGGAAGAGGATGTCACCCGTTTGGAGAACGTGTTACCTAGCCGAGTGACCGACTTGAAGAAGATTCAAGAGAAGCTCGCCGGTTACAGCGAAGACGTTCCGCCGGAAGTGGTGTCTAACGGGGTGCTTAGCACGCGTCGCTTGGAAGAACTGCCACCGCAACTCCGAGCAATCTTGGATGATCTCCGCGATCGATTCGCCCAGCATCGCGAGATTCTCGATCGCATCGATCAGGAAGTTGGAACTCTCACCGAGCAAGGACCTAACCTCGATTCCAAGCAACTGTATCAGCGAGCCAAGGCGGTTGTCTTCGATCCGGTGCCTGACGAAATTCAGACCCTGATCGCCGATGTCCTCAGTCTGCAATTAGTCCAAGCCCGAGCTCGTACCGAAACGGTAAGCCTGGTTCCGGTCGATATTAATTCGGACACGGCGTTGAAGGTGGCTCGCATTCACCGACTCGACTGGATGAATGCTCAAGCAGCTTACGTCGACTCGTGGCGAAACATTCAGATCGTGGCGAACGACTTACTGAGCGATCTCGACGTGGTCTTCACCGGCGAAATCGGAAACGTAGGTGGTGACAACCCTGTCAAATTCAATAGTGACAACGGTCGCTTACGTGCCGGTCTTGAATGGGACGCGCCGTTAACACGCCTGATCGAACGTAACAATTATCGAGAATCTTTGATCGCCTTTCAGCGGACACGGCGCGATTACTACCAGTACCGCGACCGAATCAGCCAGGGGCTACGAAGTACGCTTCGAACGATGGACTTGAATCGCATCAACTTTGAACTGCGACGTGCGGCGGTCCAGGTGGCGATTTCACAGGTGGAACGTACCCAATTGCGATTGCAGGAACCGGCCAAGCCGAATCAAACCAATCAGCAATTCGATTCGAGTACGGCTCGTGACTTGTTGAACGCGTTGGATAGTTTGCTATCGGCCCAGAACGATATTTTGACGGTCGGCGTGAGCTACGAAGTGCTTCGTCGCGGATTGGACGTCGATATGGGGACCATTCAACTGGATGATCGAGGAATTTGGATCGATCCGGGGCCGGTCGATGGAAAATTCTGGGAAGAGCAGGTCGAAAACATGGGAACACAGAGCGATCTGCCTGACTTTCATCAAGAACAACAACTATTAGAGGGGATCGAGTCGCGAACTGAGGCCAATCCGGCGGACGATCCTGATACCCCAGTTGAAATTCTGGAAGAGTTGCCGCCAGGTCAGATATTACAGCCCGCTGAGGCGGTACCTGCGAATCCCCAGCTTGAGCCGCCAGAATAG
- a CDS encoding efflux RND transporter periplasmic adaptor subunit: MASAKFGNPTLSMSTKSIRGSHRRGYFAKVAVVGLAIAGAAGYFFVSTGKPKVVIDEEMFHQVEVGDFVHDVVEQGEVESARNVDVISQVRGTREANSFEILWVIEEGKIVQEGDVLVRLDSSALEEEAKLQELDLSGSLAGLAKAQNTLDAAQIAMTEYVDGLFVQERKEIEAEITYAKETLKRAQEYFHYSSRLAAKGYVTSLQLEGDEFAVEKAQTELDNAQLKLDVLTKQTKEKKIKELQSSIGVAQADLESAKERKGIEQKRLDFIKEQIENCTIRAPASGQVVYGNERGNREASEFIVEPGASVRERQTIIRLPDYSAMQVNVLINESRVSLVDVGMPATITLDAFDQLTLRGKVIKVNEYPEPISRFGPQVKRYAAIIEIEEPPKLIKPGLTANIAIHVESLQNVVQVPVQCVMPHGDHYYCMLREGEEIVPRQVNVGSNNTRFVVINSGLEAGDLVSLSPRRFMDVVEMPEVAGGRKPVRDLRGEGDSNESPGGTEGEERPGGPERRGPGGPGRGPQGRPSPGDRPQSPGEQDTATGETQLVDKVSKQTGGDESDESTGGRSRFTEDSVRVAEDQPTQPVGGAQ, from the coding sequence ATGGCTAGCGCTAAGTTTGGAAATCCAACTCTTTCGATGTCGACCAAATCGATTCGCGGTTCGCACCGACGAGGTTACTTCGCGAAAGTGGCCGTCGTAGGACTCGCAATTGCGGGTGCGGCTGGTTACTTCTTCGTATCGACGGGCAAGCCAAAAGTCGTCATCGATGAGGAAATGTTCCACCAAGTTGAAGTGGGAGATTTCGTGCACGATGTCGTCGAGCAAGGCGAAGTCGAAAGTGCCCGAAACGTCGATGTGATCTCCCAAGTGCGGGGTACGCGCGAAGCAAACTCCTTTGAAATCCTCTGGGTAATCGAGGAAGGGAAGATTGTTCAGGAAGGGGACGTTCTTGTGCGACTCGATTCCTCGGCGTTGGAGGAAGAAGCAAAGCTACAAGAGCTTGATCTCAGTGGATCGCTCGCCGGTCTGGCGAAAGCCCAGAATACACTTGATGCTGCTCAGATCGCGATGACGGAATATGTCGATGGTCTGTTCGTTCAAGAGCGGAAAGAAATCGAAGCGGAGATCACATACGCGAAAGAGACTCTCAAGCGGGCCCAAGAATACTTCCACTACAGCTCTCGTCTGGCAGCCAAAGGCTACGTAACCTCGTTGCAATTGGAAGGGGACGAGTTTGCGGTCGAGAAGGCTCAAACCGAACTGGATAACGCGCAGCTGAAGCTGGATGTTCTGACCAAGCAGACCAAAGAAAAGAAGATCAAGGAATTACAAAGTTCGATCGGTGTCGCCCAAGCCGATCTCGAGTCGGCAAAGGAACGCAAAGGCATCGAGCAAAAGCGCCTCGATTTCATTAAAGAACAAATCGAGAACTGCACAATTAGGGCTCCTGCTTCGGGACAGGTCGTTTACGGCAATGAACGTGGTAACCGCGAAGCATCGGAGTTTATCGTCGAGCCGGGGGCAAGTGTTCGTGAGCGTCAGACTATTATTCGTCTGCCCGACTACAGTGCGATGCAGGTCAACGTGTTAATCAACGAATCTCGCGTGTCGCTCGTCGATGTTGGCATGCCGGCCACGATCACGCTGGACGCATTCGACCAACTGACTCTTCGCGGTAAGGTGATCAAAGTTAACGAGTACCCGGAACCAATCAGTCGATTCGGTCCCCAGGTGAAGCGATACGCCGCGATCATCGAAATTGAAGAACCTCCCAAGCTGATTAAGCCTGGTCTGACGGCAAACATTGCCATTCACGTCGAATCACTGCAGAATGTCGTTCAAGTCCCAGTCCAATGTGTGATGCCCCACGGCGATCACTACTACTGCATGCTGCGTGAGGGGGAAGAAATCGTCCCGCGTCAGGTTAACGTCGGATCGAATAATACGCGTTTCGTCGTTATTAATAGCGGACTGGAAGCGGGCGACTTGGTTTCATTGAGTCCACGTCGATTCATGGATGTAGTCGAAATGCCAGAGGTCGCCGGTGGTAGAAAGCCAGTACGAGATTTACGCGGCGAAGGCGATTCCAACGAATCTCCTGGCGGAACAGAAGGTGAAGAACGCCCAGGCGGCCCCGAACGTCGCGGTCCTGGGGGACCCGGTCGAGGTCCTCAAGGACGTCCATCTCCTGGCGATCGTCCTCAAAGCCCGGGTGAACAAGACACCGCCACAGGAGAAACTCAGTTGGTCGACAAAGTCTCGAAGCAAACCGGTGGTGATGAAAGCGATGAATCTACCGGTGGTCGATCACGATTTACTGAGGATTCGGTCCGAGTTGCCGAAGATCAGCCAACCCAACCGGTCGGAGGCGCCCAGTGA
- a CDS encoding ABC transporter ATP-binding protein, with product MNYATRVVDLKKIYHLKGETVHALRGIDFDVPEGDYVSIMGTSGSGKSTLLNMLGCLDRPSSGQVVLGGHDTSKLTDDQLSYLRASRVGFVFQSYNLIQQLTVIENIEVPLFYRGNVTAADHRRSRELAKMVGLGERLGHRPTQLSGGQQQRVAVARSLINNPDYILADEPTGNLDSKTTEEILQLFETLNNEGRTIILVTHEDDVSLHAKRTIRLMDGLIKEDHPVENRRSAMSSGGMDTSALNVT from the coding sequence GTGAATTACGCCACGCGCGTAGTTGACCTCAAGAAGATTTATCACCTCAAGGGCGAAACGGTTCACGCACTGCGAGGCATTGACTTCGATGTTCCCGAGGGTGACTACGTCTCAATCATGGGAACATCAGGTTCCGGTAAGAGCACCCTACTGAACATGCTGGGTTGTCTCGATCGTCCTTCGTCCGGGCAAGTGGTGCTCGGAGGGCATGATACGAGCAAACTCACCGACGATCAACTCTCGTATCTGCGGGCCTCGCGGGTTGGGTTTGTATTTCAATCCTACAACTTGATCCAGCAGTTGACCGTGATCGAGAATATCGAGGTGCCACTGTTCTATCGCGGTAACGTAACTGCAGCCGATCATCGCCGAAGTCGCGAGTTGGCCAAGATGGTTGGTCTTGGCGAACGACTTGGTCACCGTCCGACGCAGCTTTCCGGTGGTCAGCAGCAACGTGTGGCCGTAGCCCGTAGTTTGATCAACAATCCGGATTACATCCTAGCCGACGAGCCAACGGGTAATCTCGACTCAAAGACGACCGAAGAAATCCTGCAACTGTTCGAGACACTCAATAACGAGGGCCGAACAATCATCCTCGTCACGCATGAAGACGACGTTTCGCTACACGCAAAACGAACGATTCGCTTGATGGACGGTCTGATCAAAGAAGATCATCCCGTCGAAAACCGTCGCTCCGCTATGTCGAGCGGTGGCATGGATACTTCGGCATTAAATGTCACTTAA
- a CDS encoding ABC transporter permease, with translation MLGIRIWKLGIKSLLLHPMRSLLTILGIFIGVASVIWLLAISEGISAKAQQQIEKLGAENIIVRTVKPPSEATAEQRGPLTYGLTRNDWRLLDETLHSVETATPIREVRRQIRRGPNTVHGRLVGCTTEYAALNHLEIQSKGGHFISKVEVERESNVCVLAAEVAEALFQFEKPIGKTVHVDQDEYVVVGVLKPKAATAAVGGSLSGQEFDKDVYIPITTLWQRMSDYIITRESGSFSGEIVELNQVTLKVGNVNHVMNTAELVRESLSHHNRLRDVSVVVPLELLEQAKQTKFMFMVFMGLIAAISLLVGGIGIMNIMLATVTERTREIGIRRALGAKRGDIIRQFLVETIVLSVVGGLTGVLGGLLCIPAVDLARFLATSYDPALVADLPDTIRDVRPQIVPLSIPLAFGISVIVGVVFGLYPASRAADLDPIEALRAAN, from the coding sequence ATGCTCGGAATTCGGATCTGGAAACTCGGAATCAAAAGTCTGCTGCTGCACCCGATGCGGTCGCTGTTGACGATTCTTGGTATCTTCATCGGGGTGGCGAGTGTGATCTGGCTGTTGGCGATCAGCGAAGGCATTAGTGCCAAAGCTCAACAGCAAATCGAAAAGCTCGGCGCGGAAAACATCATCGTTCGTACGGTCAAACCACCATCCGAAGCGACGGCTGAACAGCGTGGTCCGCTCACGTATGGCTTAACGAGAAATGACTGGCGACTTCTTGATGAAACGCTTCATTCCGTAGAAACAGCAACCCCGATTCGGGAAGTTCGTCGCCAGATTCGTCGCGGCCCAAATACAGTTCACGGACGTTTGGTCGGTTGTACGACCGAATACGCGGCCCTAAATCACCTGGAGATCCAAAGTAAGGGTGGTCACTTCATTTCCAAGGTTGAAGTGGAACGAGAGTCGAATGTCTGCGTCCTTGCCGCTGAGGTCGCGGAAGCGCTGTTTCAATTTGAGAAGCCGATTGGAAAAACGGTTCACGTCGACCAGGACGAGTATGTGGTTGTCGGCGTTCTAAAGCCGAAAGCCGCGACGGCCGCAGTCGGGGGAAGTCTCTCCGGACAAGAGTTCGATAAAGACGTCTACATCCCGATCACCACGCTTTGGCAGCGGATGAGCGACTACATCATCACCCGTGAAAGTGGCTCTTTCTCTGGCGAGATCGTCGAGCTCAACCAAGTGACGCTTAAAGTCGGCAATGTGAATCATGTGATGAATACGGCCGAGCTGGTTCGCGAAAGCCTCTCGCATCACAATCGTCTGCGTGACGTCTCGGTTGTGGTTCCCCTAGAACTGCTGGAGCAAGCGAAGCAAACGAAGTTCATGTTCATGGTTTTCATGGGCCTGATTGCGGCGATTTCGCTCTTGGTGGGTGGTATCGGGATCATGAACATCATGCTCGCCACGGTGACGGAACGAACCCGAGAGATCGGCATTCGCCGGGCTCTGGGCGCAAAACGAGGCGATATTATTCGACAGTTCCTCGTAGAAACGATCGTACTGTCGGTCGTGGGTGGACTGACTGGCGTGTTAGGGGGCCTGTTGTGTATTCCCGCCGTCGACTTAGCCCGTTTCCTGGCTACCTCGTACGATCCGGCCTTGGTGGCCGATTTGCCAGACACTATTCGAGACGTACGACCTCAGATTGTCCCGCTTTCCATTCCGCTGGCATTTGGGATTTCCGTCATTGTGGGGGTCGTGTTCGGCCTTTACCCAGCTAGCCGTGCAGCTGACTTGGATCCGATCGAGGCATTGCGAGCTGCCAACTAG
- a CDS encoding DNA topoisomerase IV subunit A: protein MAKKKAPKKEAPKSNSKSDVELTKKDVYTLKQLVNLADSVVSAAGRVRDPKMDIPTRTLSNVRFNKTQRILEMGKNTTGRQLFNLNQAKSYMQTMLVGSGCKKLIDEGKSTSIRGLYYLLKHTIAGTKEETFADQAESDPIIEDVEVLLNVLREELHLYAQKKGDMVGNIILRDKGDEIDCSRMGSGGYGIPSIVEPDTIEFVKCDAEFVLHVEKGTVWQRFNEDKFWRTHNCILTHGGGQPSRGVRRLLARLNGELGLPIYCVLDNDPWGYYIYSVIKQGSINLAYESKRMAVPDAKFIGLRSIDYERCNLSPSVQIALNDSDRKRAKQIASYPWFEHKKTWQKEIQKMLDNGFKLEVEALISQGVSYVTEEYVPARLAERSWLD from the coding sequence ATGGCCAAGAAAAAAGCCCCGAAGAAGGAAGCTCCGAAGTCCAATAGCAAGTCGGATGTCGAACTGACTAAGAAGGACGTCTACACACTGAAGCAGTTGGTCAATCTGGCGGACAGTGTTGTCTCGGCGGCAGGCCGTGTTCGCGACCCGAAGATGGACATACCGACCCGGACTCTCTCGAATGTGCGTTTCAATAAGACGCAAAGAATCCTCGAGATGGGCAAAAACACCACCGGTCGGCAGCTTTTCAATCTGAATCAGGCCAAGAGCTACATGCAGACCATGCTGGTCGGCAGTGGATGTAAAAAGCTGATCGACGAGGGCAAGTCAACCAGCATTCGAGGTCTCTACTACCTACTTAAGCATACGATTGCCGGTACCAAGGAAGAAACCTTTGCCGATCAGGCCGAAAGCGACCCGATCATCGAAGACGTCGAGGTGCTGTTGAACGTCCTTCGCGAAGAACTGCACTTGTACGCTCAGAAAAAGGGCGACATGGTCGGCAATATCATCCTCCGCGACAAGGGAGACGAGATCGACTGCTCGCGAATGGGGAGTGGCGGTTACGGGATTCCTTCGATTGTCGAGCCTGATACGATTGAGTTCGTGAAGTGCGATGCCGAGTTTGTCTTGCATGTCGAAAAAGGAACTGTTTGGCAACGCTTCAACGAAGACAAGTTTTGGCGAACGCACAATTGTATTTTGACGCACGGCGGTGGTCAGCCTTCGCGCGGAGTACGGCGGTTACTCGCTCGGTTGAACGGTGAACTTGGCTTACCAATCTACTGCGTGCTTGATAACGATCCGTGGGGGTATTACATCTACAGTGTGATCAAACAGGGCTCGATTAACCTGGCCTACGAATCAAAGCGAATGGCCGTCCCAGATGCCAAGTTCATTGGTCTGCGATCGATTGATTACGAACGCTGTAATCTCTCTCCCAGCGTTCAAATCGCGCTCAACGATTCCGATCGTAAGCGAGCCAAACAGATCGCCAGTTATCCCTGGTTCGAGCACAAAAAGACCTGGCAAAAAGAGATCCAGAAGATGCTCGATAACGGCTTCAAGTTGGAAGTGGAAGCGTTAATCAGCCAAGGGGTGAGCTACGTGACGGAAGAATATGTTCCGGCTCGTCTGGCCGAACGATCCTGGCTCGATTAG
- a CDS encoding acyl-CoA thioesterase, with protein MYDLDNLPPELADFPAVAKVPVQWGDMDSFQHVNNVVYLRWFETSRVRYLEVSGLNPILEGSGCGPILVSVHCNYRKQLRYPDQVLIGARMVKLGGTSMKVEHTVYSITQQSAVADGESNIVYFDYANQKAIMIPDDVRELISKTEGKDL; from the coding sequence ATGTACGACTTAGATAATCTTCCCCCGGAACTTGCTGATTTTCCCGCCGTGGCCAAGGTTCCGGTGCAATGGGGAGACATGGATTCATTCCAGCACGTAAATAATGTCGTTTACTTGCGGTGGTTTGAAACGTCTCGCGTCCGTTATCTGGAAGTTTCCGGTTTGAATCCAATCTTGGAAGGTTCTGGCTGCGGTCCGATTCTGGTATCGGTTCACTGCAACTATCGGAAGCAGTTGCGATACCCAGATCAAGTGTTGATTGGGGCGCGGATGGTCAAGCTGGGTGGAACGAGCATGAAGGTCGAGCACACGGTTTACAGCATCACGCAGCAATCAGCGGTCGCTGATGGCGAGTCGAATATCGTCTATTTCGACTACGCCAATCAGAAGGCTATCATGATCCCGGATGACGTCCGGGAACTGATCAGCAAGACCGAAGGGAAAGATCTCTAG